The following DNA comes from Halalkaliarchaeum sp. AArc-CO.
AGTCCGAAGTTGACGAGGCCGACGGTGACGGCGGGGACGGTCAGATCCACGTCCCACGGCTTCACCGATGTCGACCCTCCTCCCTCGACGTGGGTCTCGGGAACGATCAGATACGCGATCAGCGACGCGAGCAGTGCAAAGACGGCAGCGACGACGAACGCCGTTGCGTTCCCGTACAGCGCACTCACGACACCTCCGAGCACTAGTCCCGCGGGGAATCCCAGGGTGATCCCCGCACGAACGACGCCCATGTTGGTCCCGCGGTCCCCGGCGTCGCTCACGTCCGCGGCGATGGTGTAGGCGGTCGCAAACACCAGGGCGCTACCGAACCCCCACAGGATCCTGGCAACCATGAACCACGTTTCCGGCGCGAGCAGGAACGCGACGATGATCGACGCCCCCGGCGCGGGATCGGGAACGAGCAGGGCGACGACGTACCCGAAGGTGGCGATACCTTCGATGACGAGGCCGGCGACGAACGGCTTTCGCGTCCCGACGCGATCGACGAAGGCGCCGGCGGGGGCGTTCGCCACGAGCCTGACGAACCGGTTCGCCGAGAGGATTACCCCCACCATGAACGCCGAGATCCCCAGCACCGCCCCCAGGTTCGGGAGGATCGGGAAGACGACGCCCCCGCCGAAGCCGACGAAGAACGTCGAGACGATGACCGCCACGATGATTCGCCGGTCGGAGGCGCGGGCTGCCGTCGACGGGTCGGGTGTAGTGGTGTTAGCCATGATCGGTGCTCAATCGTTCGCGGGAGCCGGCACTGATTGACGATCGTCGACGACGTTCGAGGTCCAGGTCCCTCGCGAGAACCACAGTGCCGTCGTCGCGAGCGAGCAGACGTACGAGACCACGAACGCGTACCACACGCCAGTGATCCCCATTCCGAACGTCGAAAGCAGGACGTACGCGACCGGGATCCTGAACAGCCACAGCTCCTGGATCGAAAACACCATCGCGGCCCGGGTGGATCCGGCACCCCGGAACGCACCCAGGAGGATCTGGAACGCGCCGAGGAACACGTACGACGGTCCGGCGATCGTGATGAACGCCGCGCTCATCGCGATCACCTCGCCGGCGTTCGGCGTGGTCTCGTCGATGAAGAAGCCGGCGATCGCCTCCGCGAACGGGTACGCGAGCGCGACCACCGCAACGAAGACGGCGACGACCATCCCGACGCTCAACGTCACGGCCCGCTTCGAGCGGGCGACCTGCGAGGCGCCGAGGTTCTGTCCAACGACGGTTTCGGTCCCGCGTGCGAGCCCGAGCGCCGGCAGAAACAGGATCGAGGAGAGCCGTGTGGCGATCCCGTAGGCCGCAACCGCGTCGGTGCCAGCGAGCGCGACCACGGCGGTGAGCACGGTGATACCGAACGCCCGGACCCCCTGTTCGACGGCGGTCGGCCCCCCGATGTCGAGGATCCGACGGACGGTCTCGAGTTTCAAGATCAGGTCCGAAAGCGCCGGCTGGAGCCCGACCCGACCGCTGAACAGGAGGTACAGGCCGATAAACGCCGCGAACCCGCGGGAGAAGACGGTCGCGTACGCGGCGCCGGCGACGCCGAAGCCCGCAAAGCCGGTTTCGGCGAGCAACGCCGCGCCGAGCGACTCGAGTCCGGTCCACGAGAAGACCGGGTTGCCCTCGAATCCGAGGATGAGAAACGGGTCGAGGACGACGTTGATGGTCACCGATATCGCCATCAGATACAGCGGCGTTTTGGTGTCTCCCCATCCCCGCGAGAGCGCGTCGTAGATGAAAAACCAGAACATGAACACGACGCCGGCGAAGATGATCCGGGTGTACTCGACGGCGTAGACGTACGCGTCCCCGCCGGGATCTGCGCCGATCAACTGCATCATCACGGGCGTAAAGATCCAGCCGAGAACGCCGAAGACGATCGCGACGACCGTAACGAACGACAGCGTCTGGCCGGCGACGTGATGCGACTGGGCGAAGTCCTTCGCCCCTTTGTGCTGGGCGATGAGCACGGTTCCGGCGACGGTGAGTCCGCCGCCGATGCTGACCATCAAAAAGACGACCGCCCACGAGTACGACAGTGCAGCGACAGCGTCGGAACCGAGTCGGCCGACCCAGTAGGTGTCGGCGACGTTGTACGCCACCTGGAGCACCTGCGACCCGACGATCGGAAGCGAAAGCAAAAGCAGCGGCCGAAACAGGGCACCGTCGGTGACGTTCACCGACCGGTCGCGGCCCGGACCGGACCGACTCCCGTCGGTCATTCGCCCGAATCACCACCGACCTCGGGGACCAACCTCATTGACTGATTAGTCAGTCAGCCCGGTTCAAATGGATTTCGTTTCGAAAACACCTCGCAGCCGACAGGGGAGAACACGACGGCAGGAGACGACGTCCGGAACGGAAAGAATCAGGGCGTCTCGCGTGTACGTCTAGCCCATGAGCGACGAACCTCACGAGGCAAACGCGGGACGAACCGGAACTCCCCCGTCTGCGATCGACAGCCCGTACGCCATCGAAACGCGCGCGATTCACGCGGGACAGGAGCCCGATGCGGAGACGGGCGCGCTGATGACGCCGATCTACGCCAACTCGACGTACGAACAGGACGCCCCCGGCGAGCATCGCGGCTACGAGTACTCCCGGACCGGGAACCCGACCCGGTCCGACCTGGAGGCGAACCTGGCGTCCCTGGAAAACGGAAGCCACGCCCGGTGTTTCTCCTCGGGGATGGGCGCGATCAACACCGTGTTGAATCTGCTGTCGTCGGGAGATCACGTCGTCGCCGGCGACGACGTCTACGGCGGCACCCATCGCATCCTGACGGGTACCTACGAGCAGTACGACGTGGAGACGACGTTCGTGGACACGACCGACCACGACGCCGTTCGCGAGGCAATGTGCGACGAGACGGAACTCGTGTGGGTCGAGACGCCGACGAACCCGCTGATGCGGGTAAACGACATCGCCGCGCTCGCTGAGATTGCCGGCGAATACGACGCGCTGTGTGCGGTCGACAACACGTTCGCGACCCCGTACCTCCAGCGTCCACTGGAGCACGGCGCCGACATCGTCTGCCAGTCGCTGACGAAGTATCTCGGGGGACACTCCGACACCGTGGGCGGCGCGCTGATCGTCGACGACGCCGACCTCGACGAGGAGATCGGCTACTACCAGAACGCGGTCGGGGCGACGCCCGGACCGTTCGACGACTTCCTCGTGTTGCGTGGGACGAAGACGCTGCCCGTGCGGATGGACCGCCACTGCGAGAACGCCCGCGAACTGGCACAGTGGCTGCAGGATCACGCCGACGTCGACCGGGTGTACTACCCCGGACTGGAGTCACATCCCCAGCACGAGCTCGCGGCCGAACAGATGGACGACTTCGGCGGTATGCTCTCCTTCGAATTCGACGGGAGCCTGGCGGAGGCTTCGACGGTCGTAAGCGAGACGGAAGTGTTCACGCTGGCAGAGTCGCTGGGCGGCGTCGAGAGCCTCATCGAACAGCCGGCGGCGATGACCCACGCCGCGGTCCCCAGAGAAGAACGTCTCGCCGCCGGTCTCACGGACGGGCTCATCCGCGTGTCGGTGGGGATCGAATCGATCGACGACCTGAAGCGGGATCTCGAGTCGGCGTTCGAGGCGGCCCGGGCGGGGAAGTGAGGAAAGTCGGTGGCAGCGTCCTGACTGCCGGGGGACACACATTCTTGTAGACACTTCTCGAACGGAGGCGTATGACCGAGATCGCGGTGTTGCGACAGCACGTTCACGGACTCCCGGCAGAGACGTACGCAGCGGAACTGCGAACACGACTCCCCGACGTGGACGTCCGGCTCGCGCGAACCCCGGGAGAAGAACAGGAACTTCTCGCGACCGCCGAGATCGCGACCGGTCTCCAGCTTTCGCCGGCTGAGCTGGAGGCGGCGCAGAACCTGGAGCTTTTCGCGTGCGTGTACGCCGGGACGGGACACCTGGACCTGGACGCGTTCCGCGAACGCGACGTCGCTGTCACCAATGGCTCCGGCGTGCACGGCCCGAACATCGCCGAGTACGTGATCGGTTCGATGATCGTCCACGCCAGAGACTTCAAGCAGGCCTGGCGACAGCAGAAGCGCCGTGAGTGGCGGAGTTTCCCCACAACGGAGATTCACGGCTCCACCGTGACGGTCGTCGGGCTGGGTGCGATCGGCGAGGCGGTCGCAACGCGGCTCGAACCGTTCGGCGCCGAGCTGCTCGGCGTCCGGTACAGCCCGGAAAAGGGCGGACCGACCGCGGAGGTGTACGGGTTCGAGGAGATTTACGAGCCGCTCTCCCGGTCCGACTACGTCGTGCTGGCCTGTCCGCTCACCGAGACGACGGAGAACCTCATCGACGAGGAGGCGCTCCGGACGATGCCGACCGACGCGGTCCTTATCAACATCGCTCGCGGCGGGGTCGTCGACACCGACGCGCTGGTGCGGCGGCTCCGCGTGAACGGGCTCGGCGGGGTTACACTCGACGTGACCGATCCCGAACCCCTCCCGGAAGACCATCCCCTGTGGAGCTTCGGAAACGTTCACATCACTCCGCACAACGCGGGCTACACGCCCGAATACTTCTCCCGCGTTGCCGACATCCTCGCCGACAACGTCGCACGGATCCACGACGACAGGAACGAGGATCTCAGAAATCAGGTCGCATAGCAGGGACCATCACATAGGGCCTCACGCGGCCCAACAGGGGTGCAACGGCTATCTCGTCACAGCCACGACCGCTCACCGAGGAGACGCTCGTCGACCTCGAGGCGGGAAAGCCCGAGCTCGCGGCCGTGTGAAACGATCTCGCGGTACTCCTCGGATTGGACACCGCGACTCAGTTCTTCGTACTGTCCCGGCTCGCTCGCGCGGTATGCCGGCCGGTACTGCGACATGAGGTTGACGTACGTCTCCCGCGAGAGTTCTTCGGCGATGAACGTCAGCACCTGCTTCGAGCTTTCGACGTGGTTCGGCATCACGAGATGGCGCACGAGCATCCCCTCGACGGCGAGCCCGTTTTCGAGCCTGAGTTCCCCGACCTGCCGGTGCATCTCGCGCAGGGATGCGCGGGCGTTCTCCCAGTAGTCGGGCGCCCCGGAGTATCTCGCGGCAGCGTCGTCGTCTGCCCACTTCACGTCGGGCATGTAGATGTCAACGATATCCTCGAGAAGTTCGACAGTTTCGGCGCGTTCGTAGCCCCCACAGTTCCAGACGATGGGGATTTCGAGTCCCCGATTCCTGGCGATCAGTACCGCCTCCGCGAGGTCCGGGGCGAAGTGGGTCGGCGTGACGAAGTTGACGTTGTGACAGCCGTTCGACTGGAGCGACAGTGCCATCTCGGCGATCTCGTCGGGTGTGACCTGCCTGCCGACCCCCTCCTGGCTGATCTCGTAGTTCTGGCAGAACACACACCGGAGGTTACACCACGAGAGGAATATCGTCCCACTTCCGCGCTGTCCCGAAAGTGGCGCTTCCTCTCCGCG
Coding sequences within:
- a CDS encoding MFS transporter translates to MANTTTPDPSTAARASDRRIIVAVIVSTFFVGFGGGVVFPILPNLGAVLGISAFMVGVILSANRFVRLVANAPAGAFVDRVGTRKPFVAGLVIEGIATFGYVVALLVPDPAPGASIIVAFLLAPETWFMVARILWGFGSALVFATAYTIAADVSDAGDRGTNMGVVRAGITLGFPAGLVLGGVVSALYGNATAFVVAAVFALLASLIAYLIVPETHVEGGGSTSVKPWDVDLTVPAVTVGLVNFGLYFAYIGALFATLVLFLGANDLAVFGLDAQGTSGIFMAGTVLAAGAMTIAGGRLSDVYGARTPVLVGFLVVAFVGFLLLARAGSIVELALACLFIGAGQGGTSSPLMALLADLTPNERMGRATGTNNVFGDIGGGLGPMVSLPLVEIVGFGPVYAACAVIPLLAGGVLLLGVRTETGTFVPGRRPTGP
- a CDS encoding MATE family efflux transporter; translation: MTDGSRSGPGRDRSVNVTDGALFRPLLLLSLPIVGSQVLQVAYNVADTYWVGRLGSDAVAALSYSWAVVFLMVSIGGGLTVAGTVLIAQHKGAKDFAQSHHVAGQTLSFVTVVAIVFGVLGWIFTPVMMQLIGADPGGDAYVYAVEYTRIIFAGVVFMFWFFIYDALSRGWGDTKTPLYLMAISVTINVVLDPFLILGFEGNPVFSWTGLESLGAALLAETGFAGFGVAGAAYATVFSRGFAAFIGLYLLFSGRVGLQPALSDLILKLETVRRILDIGGPTAVEQGVRAFGITVLTAVVALAGTDAVAAYGIATRLSSILFLPALGLARGTETVVGQNLGASQVARSKRAVTLSVGMVVAVFVAVVALAYPFAEAIAGFFIDETTPNAGEVIAMSAAFITIAGPSYVFLGAFQILLGAFRGAGSTRAAMVFSIQELWLFRIPVAYVLLSTFGMGITGVWYAFVVSYVCSLATTALWFSRGTWTSNVVDDRQSVPAPAND
- a CDS encoding cystathionine gamma-synthase, with product MSDEPHEANAGRTGTPPSAIDSPYAIETRAIHAGQEPDAETGALMTPIYANSTYEQDAPGEHRGYEYSRTGNPTRSDLEANLASLENGSHARCFSSGMGAINTVLNLLSSGDHVVAGDDVYGGTHRILTGTYEQYDVETTFVDTTDHDAVREAMCDETELVWVETPTNPLMRVNDIAALAEIAGEYDALCAVDNTFATPYLQRPLEHGADIVCQSLTKYLGGHSDTVGGALIVDDADLDEEIGYYQNAVGATPGPFDDFLVLRGTKTLPVRMDRHCENARELAQWLQDHADVDRVYYPGLESHPQHELAAEQMDDFGGMLSFEFDGSLAEASTVVSETEVFTLAESLGGVESLIEQPAAMTHAAVPREERLAAGLTDGLIRVSVGIESIDDLKRDLESAFEAARAGK
- a CDS encoding D-2-hydroxyacid dehydrogenase gives rise to the protein MTEIAVLRQHVHGLPAETYAAELRTRLPDVDVRLARTPGEEQELLATAEIATGLQLSPAELEAAQNLELFACVYAGTGHLDLDAFRERDVAVTNGSGVHGPNIAEYVIGSMIVHARDFKQAWRQQKRREWRSFPTTEIHGSTVTVVGLGAIGEAVATRLEPFGAELLGVRYSPEKGGPTAEVYGFEEIYEPLSRSDYVVLACPLTETTENLIDEEALRTMPTDAVLINIARGGVVDTDALVRRLRVNGLGGVTLDVTDPEPLPEDHPLWSFGNVHITPHNAGYTPEYFSRVADILADNVARIHDDRNEDLRNQVA
- a CDS encoding radical SAM protein — encoded protein: MSDTATVPNYRRLSDAEFQRRVDRLRERYRECDLCAHACGVDRTAGERGRCRADDTPVVSSAFPHRGEEAPLSGQRGSGTIFLSWCNLRCVFCQNYEISQEGVGRQVTPDEIAEMALSLQSNGCHNVNFVTPTHFAPDLAEAVLIARNRGLEIPIVWNCGGYERAETVELLEDIVDIYMPDVKWADDDAAARYSGAPDYWENARASLREMHRQVGELRLENGLAVEGMLVRHLVMPNHVESSKQVLTFIAEELSRETYVNLMSQYRPAYRASEPGQYEELSRGVQSEEYREIVSHGRELGLSRLEVDERLLGERSWL